TTTGAAGTATTATATGCGTTTTTTGTCTGTGCCAATTTGAATATTGGTTATTTATTAACTGTCAAAATGAAATATGAGGAATATGGCCCTAACAAGTCGGACCCAGTTACTAGAACCTGACAACTTGGACCCACTTATCAGAACATGATAACTGGGACCCATATGACTAGTGGACCATAATACATATAAAAAACAAACTGTTGAGATAAAAAGGCCATGGCCCAAAAATAAGATAAAAAGGCCACGGCCCAAAAATGAAAAGGCTGTAGTCCCGGGCTTAGCTCATTTAGCTGACCAAAATTAACAGAAAAAATATATTAGagggctgaattaatgggctcggcccatataGACACCGAAatggaccgggctgattcttATCAACGTCCAGCTCAATTGGTCGCAATTTTACCACGTTGGATCTAACGTGGTCTGGGCAGACAACCAGCGACCAAAACAATTGGTCGTAGGACCAACGACCTTTTGTTTTGGTCGTTGCCTTATACGACTATatcacagagaaggtcgttaagTTTCATTAAAGACGGTCAACTTTTGACCAATTTTTTTGGTCGTagaaaggtcgcaaatgaaaaaccaATGACCATCCACCGACCAATAGTGATGGTCGCAAGTTGACATATTTTTTATAGTGATAACGAATAGGGCTTGGCATAAGTTTCCTTCCTCTTATTTATACATGTAGTCTAATTTTCTATGTAACCATGTATTTTACATGTGTGCACCCATGTTGGCCTCAATATGCACGTGTCAATGATGGATTGTTTGTATGCATTTTATATTCTATGTAACCTCCCATGTTGGGCTCAATATGCACGTGTCGATGGATTGTTTGTACGCGTTTTACATTTTACATAACCTTTTTTTGTATTTTAATCTCAATTGTTTCCCTAATTAGAATCAATGGGTTATATGGATAAATGTGGTGGCTTGTTTGTCTTCTGTTTTAATAATATAAATAATAGATAGATAGAATAGAATAGATATATcaatagatagatagatagatagatatatagagagagagataaagagagagacagagagatggATAGATGGatagatagatggatggatggatggatagaTATATAGATAGATCGATAGAGAGAGATATAGAATAGAATAGATAGATAgagagatggatggatggataaatagatatatagatagatagatggatggatggataaATGAGCTATATAGATAGATCGATAGAGACAGATATAGAATAGAATAGATAGATAgagagatggatggatggatagaTAGATGGATATCTCGAGTGTGCAAAAGTTTACAAATTTTGACGCAAATTAGTAGTGAATATTAAAATATACCTTTTCATTAAATTAAAAGGGTAAAATCAGTCTCTTTCCCCGTCATGTGCCAGTCCCAAATCTTAAAGTGCTTAGCTCGTCTTGTTTCATCATTTCCTCGAATCACAGGTCCAAAGGACATATTAGCAGCACCGCGGCCTAACTCTACGCACTCACCGACAAGCCACATCACCGAGGTTGTGCCTGTCGTCACTATATATTGCAATTATTGTACTTTAAAGTGCCCAGAAAACTCGGCAAAAACCAGTTGAATTCGGCAGACCGTGTGCTGAATTCAGCTGTCGACTTAGGGTACCCGGTCCACACCCTTCAGGCAAAGGGCAGGTTCCCAAGTTCTAGTTGTTGGGTACTTGACAAACAGTTTTCCTATTGGCCAGAAGGCCAGATCGCTCCGCTGCGTGCCGTTGGATTGACCCTATGCTGGTCGTTCCACCTCGTGCGCACGGTCGCTCCATGCTTGATGCACCACTTGCCTAAGCTCCTCGACTCATCGCAAGCGCTCTGCTGTTGTCGTAGCACGTGTGGAAAACCCGTCGTGGGCATCGTTAGCTCGCCTGTGCCATTACATTATGTGGTGGATGGGAGAGGGGAGAGGCAGAGAAGGAGGCGTTGGTATCTGTTGTCGGTTTCTTCACATGTGGTGGCTCGCCCTAGCAGCCAGCAACAGTGGTACATTTGCAGTAGCAGTGTCGCACCCCTGTGCCTCATGGGTCACCGTGGTGAGGGAAGAGAAGGTGAGTCGCGGGGGAGATCGGGGAATGGAGCGTTCGCGATGACAGGGAGCAGCGCATAGTGAAAAACATAAAATAAAGAAGCGGTAGCTTATGGATAGGAACTAGGGGTGGAGAAGAGAACAATGAAGGCAAAAAAAAAACAAGGATAGAGCAGCGCATGATCTCATGGGATCCGGTCAGTCGGCGGCTCGAATCTCTTACTACCAACTTATATTCTGTCCCTGTTTACAGCCAACCACTGGCTTGCTTTAATTTATTCCATTTCATCACTAACTACTGGTTAAAGCTCATATATAGGCACATTGTTCCTCTAATTAAAATAGCCTATAGGAACGGACCGGATAAGTCGCCTCGAGCATTACCCCGCAGACCCCACCCTTGGCCTCGGCGCCGCGCCGGAGCCGCATATAGCCGGCTTCGCCCCACGCCGTCGACCAGGAATTTTTGAGGAGCCAAAAGTCGACTCCCGCTGGCTCACCGTAATGGTCATTGTGCCCGGTAGTGCCGTAGCCGACGACGGTCATGGCATGCCCGAGAGTGGTGTTGCAGGGCCCGTCGAAGAGGCTGCCGCGGTAATGTATGAAGGCCGTGCTGTTGGCGTCGACCCCTACGGTGACGGGATGTTTGAACACTGCCCACATGAGCGCCCACTCGTTCCGCGGCTCCACACGCTCCCAGCCCCTGATGCCCACGCCCTTGCGGGCCGGGTAGCACCAGCCCTTAACGCCTTTGTACGGATAGTCTGCCCATCGCGAGATGCCACCAAGCTTAATGGTTTGGAATGCCTTGGCTGGGGTGCCGCCTCCACAGTGCCCATTGCTGCCGTCGCAGTCGACGAGCTGCTGGGGCGACAGCGGGATCAGGTCCCCGTGTTCGATCTTGTAAAGGCTCTCAATGGCCGATGCGGTTGCAAAAGCCCAGCAGCTTCCACAGTGTGTTCCTTGATCCCTGACCGGCGTCACGACGCCCCCCGGTGCGCCAGTCCATGGACGCCGGTGGGTCTGGGTATTTTCTCCTCTGGCCCTCAGGGACGCCGGCTCGCGCCAGCGGAATGTAGCAGCGGATGCTGTAGTCGTTGCTCAGGGCGGTGTCAGCGAACTCGTTGAGCTTCAGTTTGCCCGGGCCGCGCTGGTGCGCGAGCCGGACACTCTGCGCGAAGACGGCGAAGCGGGTGCTGCCGCGTGCTCCTCCACTTGGGAGAGCCTTCCCGAAGTGCTGCGCCCACCGCTCGTACAGAGAGAGGAGGGCCTCCTCCGACGCGACCTCCTCCGAGGCGAACGACATGGTGATGGTGCCGCCACTCGCGGTGGGCATGGCGAGGAGCAAGACCATGGTCACCGCGAGCAGGGGTCTCGCCACAGTGGTCTCCATGGTTACTTGGTCTAGAACGGCAAACAGGAGCGAACAACTCTGAGCGAAGTTTCTTCTGGCCGCACTTCCTCTCCCCATCGGCCAAGGGGGTTCTTATATAGGACTGGGAGGCTCCTTAGGCAACTTATGCACAACGTCGGCGCCTTAAAAATATCAGACGAAATTTACTCCTAAAAAACATAACGCTCTTCTCGTCTCAAGTTTCCCCTTGTAGCTGCTGATGGAAAATTCGTGGTGCGTTTGAGTTTGCCTTACTGAGTAACTGAGACAGTAAGACAGCCACCCTGTGTACATCAAGGTTGaatttgtttgtgtttttttttCTGTTGAGCAAATGTTCACATTTGTATTGCAACCCTATGTGATTTAAATTCAATTATCCTTTAAGCATCTACCATGGAAATTCTCCTTAAATTCTGGTTAGATTTTGCCAGGTTAGCCACGTCGAAAATCCACTGAGGGCGCAGCCCCAATAGCTATTTTGATTTTGTTCCTCCGCTTGGTACCTAACACCGAACACCACACCACCTATATATGCACAACTTCACTATCTGTACTATCTAAAAAGAACAGTTCTGTTTCCTGCCACGCAAACCACGTCATGCAAAGCGTTTCGTCCGCCCTCCACTCTCTTCACGTGTATATTACCTGATTTGCTATATATTTCCCTACCCACCTTCTTGCGGTCACTAGCCCTGGTTTCCTAGCGAGTTTTCCAATGGCCCCTATACATTTCAAAGACATTAGATCTTCCTGGTTGACCTGCTTTGGAATGTGTGTGCGTGTTTCCTTGGCTAGTTGGCATAACATTCTCGTGTGGTTTGTGGGTTCCATTGGCGTTTGTTGTCGTAGCGACCAGTGTATCAGAGCATGGTCAATAGTATAGCCAACTAATGGCTATGTAATGTTGTCATGTCATATATATATAGTCACTACTTACAGTCACTCATACAGTAAGGTTGCCTATAAGGTGGGCTATAAGAGTAGTACTTTTACcatctctctatctctttcttcatattaATTGTATCTGCCTAGGAGTTATCATATAGCTAGGCTGTTGTATTAGAGCCCACTCCCCTCACTTTTTCATATCTTTCTCCTCCACATAAGCAAAACTGCCATGTAAGCGGGTTATAAACCTGCTATTGTACTTGCTCAGGGACCCCGGAGCTGCCAGATCTGCTCAACCTCCAGCTAAAGGTTTTCATCATTCCTTGGCTCCGTGATTATGTCACTGCATCGGAACCTAGTGGCTGACCAGCAAACCAACCGCCCGGAGAATATAGCATACAACACATCGAAGACAAATGTGACTGGATTGTGGCAGAAACTACTGATAAGAACCGTACAAGGTGGGCGAATGTGACCCCTGACATGCGATGGGATGGACAACGACCTTGATGTCTTTCGGCACCGCATGTGCGCTGACCAGCCATACCCAGCGCCCGGCCTTCTGTGCTTTCTGGCGTCCTCTTGACCGGACGGCCAGT
The sequence above is drawn from the Triticum urartu cultivar G1812 unplaced genomic scaffold, Tu2.1 TuUngrouped_contig_824, whole genome shotgun sequence genome and encodes:
- the LOC125531858 gene encoding ervatamin-B-like yields the protein MGRGSAARRNFAQSCSLLFAVLDQVTMETTVARPLLAVTMVLLLAMPTASGGTITMSFASEEVASEEALLSLYERWAQHFGKALPSGGARGSTRFAVFAQSVRLAHQRGPGKLKLNEFADTALSNDYSIRCYIPLARTHRRTHCGSCWAFATASAIESLYKIEHGDLIPLSPQQLVDCDGSNGHCGGGTPAKAFQTIKLGGISRWADYPYKGVKGWCYPARKGVGIRGWERVEPRNEWALMWAVFKHPVTVGVDANSTAFIHYRGSLFDGPCNTTLGHAMTVVGYGTTGHNDHYGEPAGVDFWLLKNSWSTAWGEAGYMRLRRGAEAKGGVCGVMLEATYPVRSYRLF